In Lagopus muta isolate bLagMut1 chromosome 6, bLagMut1 primary, whole genome shotgun sequence, one DNA window encodes the following:
- the ADM gene encoding pro-adrenomedullin, whose amino-acid sequence MKLVHVALLYLGSATFFGVDAARVDVATEFKRKWTSWVLSRAKRDVRPPGAPRGLGAAADVQALVRTEDVKDPRVSQPSGREDAHIRVRRYRQSVNSYPHLPTFRMGCRFGTCTVQKLAHQLYQLTDKVKDGAAPVNKISPQGYGRRRRSLPDSFLRTVRAEPRAPVFGV is encoded by the exons ATGAAACTGGTTCACGTAGCCCTACTCTATCTCGGCTCTGCGACCTTCTTCGGGGTGGATGCTGCGAGGGTGGACGTAGCCACAGAGTTCAAACGAAA ATGGACGAGCTGGGTATTGAGCCGGGCCAAGCGGGACGTGAGGCCTCCGGGCGCGCCCCGAGGGCTGGGAGCGGCCGCCGACGTGCAGGCGCTCGTACGGACCGAGGACGTGAAGGATCCCCGCGTCTCGCAACCCAG CGGCCGGGAGGATGCTCACATCCGCGTCAGGCGCTACCGCCAGAGCGTTAACAGCtacccccacctccccaccttCCGCATGGGGTGCCGCTTCGGGACGTGCACGGTGCAGAAGCTGGCCCATCAGCTCTACCAGCTGACCGACAAAGTGAAAGACGGCGCCGCCCCCGTCAACAAGATCAGCCCGCAGGGCTACGGCCGCCGCCGGCGCTCCCTGCCCGACAGTTTCCTCCGGACCGTGCGGGCGGAGCCCCGCGCCCCCGTCTTCGGCGTGTGA
- the LOC125694658 gene encoding collagen alpha-1(I) chain-like, producing MVSWLHKRCEYLLHARNKQKLLCDTANDCLLDPPGRWMARSEFHGLAAFPRAPRLQQLLAVVEPTSFALFVHSVLSNRTYVGPYRTVLAGCPPVSADRHPFISRVSETNRPTGLSRVTVQTVPAWSVRYELKSGIRSALDAPPGPQAAPAGGRAATGHGVRTCSGLALPPHGGGCGQQRGHGEGQPKSHPGPLSPEGRPPGTAREPRHAAGAVSRQRHVPRIPGGTETGNLLEARARSPGAALASGFIQHGRCGVTSPSAAPLGKGPVGSSSAGRAPGGEPLRSAAGFQAALGGHRRGASPLRQGPSRSRRSPEPGGGRLAGRSARAAPSGQSPPRAAGRARGEASERRRREPRALRRPPLAPRPAQGSAGP from the coding sequence ATGGTGTCTTGGCTACATAAGAGGTGTGAGTACTTATTGCATGCTcgaaacaaacagaaacttcTCTGTGACACTGCTAATGACTGTTTGCTGGATCCTCCGGGACGGTGGATGGCCAGGAGCGAATTCCATGGACTTGCTGCATTTCCACGTGCACCAcgactgcagcagctcctcgcTGTAGTGGAACCGACGTCCTTCGCATTGTTTGTTCACTCTGTGCTGTCAAACAGGACATACGTGGGACCTTATCGTACCGTTTTGGCAGGCTGTCCGCCAGTTAGTGCCGACAGACACCCATTTATCAGCCGCGTCTCTGAGACAAACCGGCCGACCGGGCTTTCGAGAGTAACAGTCCAAACGGTGCCGGCGTGGTCCGTGCGTTACGAATTGAAGTCGGGCATCCGCTCAGCGCTCGACGCACCGCCAGGCCCGCAGGCAGCGCCGGCTGGAGGCCGGGCGGCGACGGGGCACGGCGTGAGAACCTGCTCGGGGCTCGCTTTGCCCCCGCACGGTGGCGGGTGCGGGCAGCAGAGGGGTCACGGCGAGGGACAGCCGAAATCCCACCCCGGCCCTCTGTCGCCTGAAGGGCGCCCGCCGGGCACCGCCCGCGAGCCGCGCCACGCCGCCGGGGCCGTGTCACGGCAGCGCCATGTTCCGCGCATCCCTGGCGGGACGGAAACAGGAAACCTCCTGGAAGCGCGAGCCCGCAGCCCCGGGGCAGCGCTCGCCTCCGGGTTTATACAGCACGGGAGATGCGGTGTCACGAGCCCGTCCGCGGCTCCTCTCGGGAAAGGCCCCGTAGGGAGCAGCAGTGCGGGACGGGCTCCGGGAGGCgagccgctccgctccgccgctGGCTTTCAGGCAGCACTCGGGGGGCACCGCCGCGGCGCGAGCCCGCTCCGCCAGGGTCCGAGTAGATCGCGGCGCAGCCCCGAGCCCGGGGGCGGGCGCCTCGCCGGGCGGAGCGCTCGAGCCGCGCCGAGCGGACAAAGCCCGCCGCGGGCAGCAGGGCGGGCGCGAGGCGAAGCTTCGGAGCGCAGGCGGCGGGAGCCCCGAGCCCTGAGGCGGCCGCCGCTCGCCCCTCGCCCGGCCcagggcagcgcggggccgtAG